The region TCTTTCTCAATAAGCATTATTTCGGGTATTATTAAAAAAACAATCGGATGTCGAGTCAGGTGAAATAACGGTTGTGAATGTGAATGGCTAGGACGCGACATTGAAGCGGGTGAAAAAAACTGAACAAGGTGTTTTTCTCTATCCGGATAACCCTAAATACCATCCGATTTTAATTACAAACGGAAACGCACGGATTTGTGGAAAAGTAGTTCAGGTGATTTTTGAGCCAAAGTAATATAAGATACATTAGTTTAATAAATTTAGGGGGGTTAAAAGTGTTCAATTTTAAATATCACGAGTTGATCAATCCAACGTTACAGGCATTAAAAAAATTGGGTGGTTCTGCAACAAATAATGAAATTACAGAGCAATTAATTGAACTTCTACAATTGACTGAAGATGAAGCAAATGACATTCATAAGGGTAGCACTACTAAACTCGCCTATCGTAGCGCGTGGGCTAGAACTTACCTAAAGGGTGCTGGTTATATCGACAATAGTAAACGTGGCGTGTGGGTACTTACCGATAAAGGTAAAAAGATTGATGAAGTTAATAATGAGGAAGTAAAACAAACCGCTCTTGAAAAATTCGCAGCAAACAAAGAATCTCAAAATGATGAAGCGGACAAACCCATTACAAAATATGAAAATGAAGAATTGGATGAATTTAGTTGGCATAATGAATTACTTGAAACATTAAAAAACATATCACCCGATCAATTCGAAAAGTTGTGTCAACGTTTACTTCGTGAACTTGGCTTTATCAATGTGGAAGTAACAGGAAAATCACATGATGGCGGCATCGATGGTAAAGGCATCTTAAAAATTGGCGGGGTCATTTCATTCCATACCGCTTTTCAAGCCAAACGGTACAATGGATCAGTAGGCTCATCGGTCATTAGAGATTTCAGGGGTGCAACAGTCGGTAAAGCAGATAGAGGATTAGTTATAACGACAGGTTCTTTTACACGGGAAGCAGTAAAGGAAGCAAATAGAGACGGGGCTACTCCAATTGATTTAATTGATGGAAATGAATTGGCTGAGAAATTAAAAGAGTTGGGAATCGGAATCAAAGTCGAAATGGTAGAAAAAGTGACAATAGATATTGATTGGTTTAATAACATTTGAATTATTTCTGTAACTGACTTGAAAGGAGGTGAAATAAAAAGTGGCTTATTATCGAAAGTACAACGTAAAAAGTAATGCTAAAGGTTACAGCTGGTCATATACCGTACAACTCGGAAAAGATCCGAAAACAGGAAAAAGAGTCCAAGTGACAAGGCGTGGATTTGAAAAAAAAAGAAGCTGAAGCCCACCGTGCTGAACTCCTAAAGCCGTCGAAGAAAGATTAGGCCATGATGTCCGCACTTAAATGGAAACATACGCACATGTATTGCTCAACATGCAAAAACAAACCGCTATGAATTTCGGAAAAAGGTTTCATCAAAAAAGTGATAAGCAAAGTAAACACTATAATTAATGGTCAAAAAGTGGTCAAAGGAAAATATTAAAAGAAAGATGGTCAAATTTAATTTTTTGTAAAAAAAGAAAAACCCTTCATATATCAAGGGT is a window of Pueribacillus theae DNA encoding:
- a CDS encoding Arm DNA-binding domain-containing protein, with product MAYYRKYNVKSNAKGYSWSYTVQLGKDPKTGKRVQVTRRGFEKKRS
- a CDS encoding LexA family protein, yielding MKRVKKTEQGVFLYPDNPKYHPILITNGNARICGKVVQVIFEPK
- a CDS encoding restriction endonuclease, which gives rise to MFNFKYHELINPTLQALKKLGGSATNNEITEQLIELLQLTEDEANDIHKGSTTKLAYRSAWARTYLKGAGYIDNSKRGVWVLTDKGKKIDEVNNEEVKQTALEKFAANKESQNDEADKPITKYENEELDEFSWHNELLETLKNISPDQFEKLCQRLLRELGFINVEVTGKSHDGGIDGKGILKIGGVISFHTAFQAKRYNGSVGSSVIRDFRGATVGKADRGLVITTGSFTREAVKEANRDGATPIDLIDGNELAEKLKELGIGIKVEMVEKVTIDIDWFNNI